The genomic region AAGGGCGAGGAGAGCCGGCAGCAGGTACTGCCCAGGCACCCCGAAGAAGAAAAATCTGGACTGGACGGCAACGGCCATCACGCTGGCGCGCTATCCCTTGGCCCGTTTCTTCGCTCCGCCACTCTTGAGTTGGACGACCGACGCGGCCTGCGACGCCTCCACCCGCTGCGGTTTCTTCTTTTCCATCTGGTCGAGGCTCTGCTTGAGTGCGGCCATCAGGTCCACCACCTTGCCGGGCTTGGCCGGCCGGTCGATGGGGATCACTTCCTTGCCCTCGATGCGCGCCTTGATGAGTTGCTTCACGTTGGCTTCGAAGGTGTCGTAATACTTCTTCGGATCCCATTCGGCGGCGAGCGCCGCGATGAGCTGGTGCGCCACTTTCACTTCCGCGTCTTTCACCTGCACGTCTTTGGCGATGTCGTTGAAGCCCTCGACCTCGCGCACCTCGTCCTTGTAATACATGGTGTGCAGCATCAGGCCGTGCTTGTAAGGGCGCAGGAAGACGGTGTATTCGCGGTTGTGCATCGCCAGCTTGGCGATGGCGACGTACTCACTCTCCGCCAGCGCTTTCTGCAGCAGCGCGTAAGGGCGCCGTCCCGCCTCTTCCGGCATCAGGTAGTACGACGACTCGAAATAGAGTGGGTCGATCTGGCCGGCAGGGACGAATTCCAGGATCTCCATCGCCTTCGCCGTCTTCGGTTCGATCTTCTTGATATCTTCCGGCTCGATGACCACGTACTCGCCCTTGCGGAACTCGTAGCCCTTCACGATCTCGTCGCGGCTCAGCACCTTGCCGTCTTCCGAGCACACCATCTGCTGCTTCACCCGCGCGTGATCGTCGCGGTGCAGCATGTTGAACGAGACGCGGTTGCCGCGTGCTCCCGAGAACAAGCGCACGGGCATGGAAATAAGACCAAACGTCAAATAGCCGGTCCACACGGACGAAGCCATAATGGGTTCCCACCTTCTAGTTTTCACTCGGCACTAGGGCGATTTTCTCAGGGGTCCTCTGCTAGGATGCGCTCGACTGACGCCAGTGCTGCCACCAAGTGCCGCCTCCGCTGCTTCGCGCAAGCACACTCGGGCCGCTTCCTATCAGGCCTGGGCTGTGATTATAGGGTTCGTTCCCGCCGCGCTCACGCTGATTTTGCGCCACGGTTTACCAGTCGGGAACATCGCACGTTCGGCCGTCATATCAGGCCTTTTTGCGCTCTTTGCGTGGCTTTTAGGGGGTGTAAGCGCCTCTGGCGCCCTGGCCGGCTTCGCCATCGCCTTCACCCTTTATATGTCCGGCGGATGGCCGGTGTTCGCCCTGCTGCTCTTTGTGTTTGTCCTGACCTGGGCGGTGACGCGCTCCGGCTACGCGCGGAAGCTAGCTCGCGGCCTGACCGAACCGGGCACCGGCCGCAGCGCGGCGCAGGTAGTCGCGAACGTGGGCCTGGCCGCCTGGGTGCTCATGCTCGATCCGGCGTGGTGGACCCCTCTCCGCGTGGCGGCCTCCTGTGCCGCTCTCGCGGTGCTGGCCGAGGCCGCGGCCGATACCTGCGCGAGTGAGATCGGGAAAGCTTATGGCCAGCGAACCGTCTTGCTCACCACCGGACGGCCCGTGCCGCCCGGCACCGACGGCGGCGTGAGCTGGGTAGGGATGGCGTGCGCGCTCTCCGCTTCCCTGCTGGTCGCAGCCGCCGCCTTCGCCCTGGGCGTCGTCCGAGCGCATGAAGCGGCGCTGGTCACGCTCGCCGCCGGGTTCGGCGCAGTCCTCGACAGCCTGCTGGGCGCGACACTGGAGCAGCGCGGCTGGATCAACAATGACGCCGTGAACCTGCTCGGCACCCTCACCGCCGCCGGGTTGGCGGCGGGCTTATGTCTCGTCTTACTCCACCAAAGCTAGCGCGCTGAGGAGGCGGCCAGCTTCTTTGCCTGCTCGGTCTCGTGCCACTTCACCGAGCTCCATATGCGGTGCGCCGTCTCGACCGCGCTGTCGATCTCTTTCTGCGCCTTGGCGCCTGTGCCCAGCGGCTTGCCGGAGAGCAGGACTGCCGTCATCATCGCGACCACTTTTTGCCGTTCTTCGCCGATGTCCATGGTTCGACCTCCGAGGTTTGAGACTGCGACGCGCGGATTATACTTCCGCCGCGGTGCGGCAAGCGGATTTGTTATCCGGGACCTTGGCCGGGCCGCGCGTCATGCAGTTCGGGTAGCGTTATACCTTCTGATAAGGTGCCGCCATGAAAAAGCTCGCGCTCTTCGCACTTCTGCTCACTTCCCTCCTCGCTCTCGCGCAGGCGCCGCAGTACGACGTGCTCATCCGCAACGGCAAGGTGGTCGACGGCAGCGGTAATCCGTGGTTCTACGCTGACATCGGCATCGTGGGCGACCGCATCGCGTTCATCGGGCAGGCTGACCCGGGCGTGACCGCCAAGCGCACCATCGACGCCAAGGGACTCGTGGTCGCGCCCGGATTCATCGACATGCTGGGACAATCCGAGACCAGCGTGCTCATCGACAAGACCGTGTTCTCCAAGCTCGCGCAGGGCGTGACCACCGAGGTCACCGGCGAGGGCGAGTCCATCGCGCCGCAGAACGACTTCACCATCAACGAGGGCAAAGATTTCCTCGAGCACTTCAAGCTGACCGTCGACTGGCGCACGCTGGCGGAATATTTCGCTCGGCTGGAGAAGCAGGGCTCGGGCGTGAACATCGCGACTTACGTCGGCGCCACGCAGGTGCGCGAGGTCGTGCTCGGCAAGGAGAACCGTCCGCCGACCGGCGAAGAGTTGAAGCAGATGGTCGAGTACGTGGAAGACGCCATGACCGACGGCGCGCTCGGCCTTTCCACTTCCCTCATCTACGCGCCCGCGAACTATGCTTCCACGGAAGAGCTGATCGTGCTCGCGAAAGCTGCCGCGAAGCACGGCGGCATCTACTCATCCCACATTCGCGACGAAGGCCCGGCCGAGATGCAAGCGCTCGACGAGGCCTTCCGCATCGGACGCGAGGCGAATATCCCGGTGGAGATCTGGCACTTCAAGGTCTCCGGCCGCGAGAACTGGGGCAAGATGCGCGACGTGATCGCCAAGATCGAGTCGGCGCGCGCTGCCGGCCTCGACGTCACTGCCGACCAGTATCCCTATGTCGCTGCGGCTACCTCGCTGGGCGCGACCATCCCACCCAGCTATCACGCCGGCGGGCAGGAACAGTTCGTCAAACGGTTGCAGGACCCCGCGGTGCGCAAGCAGATCCGCGACGATTTGATGAGCAACAGCAACAAGTTCGAGAACATGTGGACCGGTACCGGGGCAGACGGCATCATGGTCGTCTCCGTGCTCGATCCCGCGCTGAAAAAGTATGAAGGCCGCACCGTCGCCGCCATCGCGAAGCAACAGAACAAGGATCCGCTCGACGCGCTCATCGACTTCGTGATCGCCGACCGCGACAACACCGGCGCCGTCTACTTCTCCATGTCGGAAGATGATGTGCGCCTCGCCATGCAGCAGCCCTGGGTCGCGGTGGACACCGATTACAGCGGCATGAACAACACCGGGCCGCTGAGCGAATCGAAGTCGCACCCGCGGGCCTGGGGAACGTTCCCGCGCATCCTCGGAAAGTATGTCCGCGAGGAGCACGTTCTTCGCCTCGAAGAGGCCATAAGAAAGATGACCTCGCTCGCGGCGCAGCGCGTGAAGCTGCGCAACCGCGGCCTGCTGAAGACCGATTACTTTGCCGACGTCACCATCTTCGATCCCGAGAACGTGATCGACGTGGCCACCTTCGAGGATCCGAACCGTCCCGCGAAAGGCATCGAGTATGTGTTCGTCAACGGCGTGCTGTCGCTCGAACACGGAAAACTCACCGGTCAGCTCGGCGGGCGTCCGCTGCGCGGCCCGGGGTATCAGGGTCCGGACGAAGGCCTGGCGCCAAAAGGAAAGATCCAGGGCGTGGTCACGGATGAAGATGGCTGGCCGCTCGGCCGGACGATGGTGTCGGTCGTCGACCCCAGCGGAAAGGTCGTAGCGCAGATGCAGACGCGCTACCTCGGACGTTACGAGATCGTGCTCGAGCAGCCGTGCGCGAACTGCAAAGTCCGCGCCGAGCGTGACGGTTTTCACGGGCAGGAGCGCGCCGCCAGCTACAACGGAGCGAACTCGCTGTGGTTCGGCTTCGCGCTCAAACGCAGGCCGGTCAGCGATCCTGAGCTGAGCAAGCCATGAAGGCGCGCGTCCTATTGCTGCTCGCGTTCTCACTCGCGGCCTTCGCGCAGCACACGCCCACGGTCGTCGACCTCACGCACACGCTCGGCCCGAAGTCGCCCGACTGGGAAGGAACGGAGAAGCGTCCCTTCGAAGCGCGCGACCTCGCCACCTTCGAGAAGGACGGATACTTCACCCGCTACCTCTCGATGCAGGAGCACTTCTCCACCCACATCGACGCGCCCGCGCATTTTTCGAAGGACGGTTGGACGGTGGACCAGATCCCCGCCTCGCATCTGGTCGCGCCCCTCATCGTGATCGATGTCGCGAAGCAGTGCGCCGCCAACGCCGACTACGCGCTTACCGTCGCCGACGTCGCGGCGTGGGAGAAGGCGCATGGCAAGATCCCCGCCGGCGCGGTGGTCGAAGTGCGCACCGGCTGGACGTCGAAGTGGGATTCGATGCAGGACTACCGCAACGCCGACGCCAAGGGCACCATGCACTTCCCCGGCTACTCGCTCGCGGCCGCCCAGTTCCTGGTGGAAAAGCGCGGCGTCTATGGCTTAGGCATCGATACCCTGTCGGTCGATGTCGGGTTGTCCGCGGATTATCCTGTACACAGCTACACGGCGAAGCACAACGTCTATCACCTGGAGAACTCGACCAACCTCGAGCGTGTTCCACCAAAGGGCGCGACCGTCGTGGTGGGCGCGGCAAAGCTTGATGGCGGTTCGGGCGGCCCGGTACGGATACTCGCGCTGGTGCCTCGGTAGAGACGGCCAGATGGCCGTCTCTACACTGCACCCAGCCGTCTCGGGTGAGCGCGTAACGAGCGCCGCACCGCGCGAGCGCAGCGCGAGGGCGAAGCGGCTTCGCCGCGGAGTCCTGGAGATCATGTCAGGTGGCCGCGCCACGCGATGTAGCTCACCACTTCGCGCAGCACCGCCAGGTTGCGCGACCACCATCCGTGTGGCTTCCCTTGCGGACGCGGTGAGGTGTACACCGTCACGCCTTCGCGTTCCAGCATCCGGCGGATGCGATACAGGTGATACGGGTCGCTCACCGCGACGCACGTCCGCATCCCATTACGCTGCATGATGGCGGCCACGCGCTCCACCGATTCGCTGGTGTCGTCACTCTGCGTCTCGGCGATGAGCGCGTGGTCGGGGACGCCGCGGGCGAGCAAGTAATCGTGTCCCACACCACCCTCGCTGAATTTGGGATCGCCACCCTGTCCGCCGGTGGTGATGAGGACGGGCGCAAGTTTGCGCTGGAAGAGGTCGTAACCGTGATCGAGTCGCGCCTTGAACACCGGCGAGGGATGTCCGGAATACTGCGCCGCGCCAAACACGATCACGGCGTCGGCCGGCCGCGCTTCGTCCACCCGCGACTGCCGCACGATGCGCGCGTAGGTGACGCCGGCGTATGCGAAGAAGGCAGCCAGCGCGAGCCACAACAGCCAGCGCGCGAGGTTTGATTTTTTAGGTTGAGTCGTTTTTGGAAAACCAGCCGGATCCAAACTGCTCACCCTTTACGCGTCACCGTTCATGCGTCACCAAGGATATCGAGGAGTTCCTGGCGGGTGATGGCGCCTTCGCGCTGCACGCTCCAGCGGCCGTCGGGGTCGGTGAGGTCCACGATGGTCGAGGCCACCGAGCGCGGCGAGACGCCGCCATCCACGATGATGGGGATGCGGTCGCCCAGCTGCTCCTGCACGCCCTTGGCGGTGGTGCACTCCTTCGCGCCCGAGACGTTTGCCGAGGTCGCGGTGATGGGCACGCGCGCCGCGCGGATCACCGCCAGTGGGATCTCCGCCGCGGGAACGCGCAACGCCACGTTGCCGGTGTTGGCCGTGACTTTGAGTGGCAGCCCCGAAGCCGCCTTCACGATCATGGTGAGTGGACCAGGCCAGAACTTTCGTGCCAGCAGGTAGAAGATCTCGCTCTGCGGATGTGCCAGCTCCTCCGCCTGGTCCACGCTCTCGATGAGCAGCGACAGCGGCTTGTGCCGCGAGCGCGACTTCACTTCGTAGATCTTATCCACGGCGCGCAGGTTCAGCGGATCGGCGGCGAGGCCGTAAAAAGTGTCGGTGGGCATGCCGGTCACCTGGCCGGCGCGGATGCGCTCGGCCACGTAGGCCACCAGCTTCGTCTCCGGCTGGTTTGGATTGATCTTGATGATCTCGGCTTGCAATCGGCGTCCTTTGAAGAAGCCCGCGTTCGGCATCGCTCCCACGACAAGGCCTCCCGAATCGCGAAACGTACCATACCACTTTCCCTCGTCACAAGGGGGAGCTGCAACCCCATCCGCCCATGGCGATCAGGAAAAGTTCAGCAGCGTAGAATTGGACTCGTTATTCGAGGAGGGACTTTTGCCGGCCACCGACCGCAGCCGCTTGCGCAAGATCGCGAGCAGCTCCAATTCCACTATCCAGGGGCTGCGCAAAGCGTTCTCGCGCGGCGAGCCCACGCCAGACGGCTTCATCGCCATTGAGAGCGTGCGCGTGATCGAAGAGGCCATCCGCAGTGGCCTGCGCTTCAAGGCG from Acidobacteriota bacterium harbors:
- a CDS encoding amidohydrolase family protein, with protein sequence MKKLALFALLLTSLLALAQAPQYDVLIRNGKVVDGSGNPWFYADIGIVGDRIAFIGQADPGVTAKRTIDAKGLVVAPGFIDMLGQSETSVLIDKTVFSKLAQGVTTEVTGEGESIAPQNDFTINEGKDFLEHFKLTVDWRTLAEYFARLEKQGSGVNIATYVGATQVREVVLGKENRPPTGEELKQMVEYVEDAMTDGALGLSTSLIYAPANYASTEELIVLAKAAAKHGGIYSSHIRDEGPAEMQALDEAFRIGREANIPVEIWHFKVSGRENWGKMRDVIAKIESARAAGLDVTADQYPYVAAATSLGATIPPSYHAGGQEQFVKRLQDPAVRKQIRDDLMSNSNKFENMWTGTGADGIMVVSVLDPALKKYEGRTVAAIAKQQNKDPLDALIDFVIADRDNTGAVYFSMSEDDVRLAMQQPWVAVDTDYSGMNNTGPLSESKSHPRAWGTFPRILGKYVREEHVLRLEEAIRKMTSLAAQRVKLRNRGLLKTDYFADVTIFDPENVIDVATFEDPNRPAKGIEYVFVNGVLSLEHGKLTGQLGGRPLRGPGYQGPDEGLAPKGKIQGVVTDEDGWPLGRTMVSVVDPSGKVVAQMQTRYLGRYEIVLEQPCANCKVRAERDGFHGQERAASYNGANSLWFGFALKRRPVSDPELSKP
- a CDS encoding Ku protein, whose product is MPVRLFSGARGNRVSFNMLHRDDHARVKQQMVCSEDGKVLSRDEIVKGYEFRKGEYVVIEPEDIKKIEPKTAKAMEILEFVPAGQIDPLYFESSYYLMPEEAGRRPYALLQKALAESEYVAIAKLAMHNREYTVFLRPYKHGLMLHTMYYKDEVREVEGFNDIAKDVQVKDAEVKVAHQLIAALAAEWDPKKYYDTFEANVKQLIKARIEGKEVIPIDRPAKPGKVVDLMAALKQSLDQMEKKKPQRVEASQAASVVQLKSGGAKKRAKG
- a CDS encoding DUF92 domain-containing protein, encoding MIIGFVPAALTLILRHGLPVGNIARSAVISGLFALFAWLLGGVSASGALAGFAIAFTLYMSGGWPVFALLLFVFVLTWAVTRSGYARKLARGLTEPGTGRSAAQVVANVGLAAWVLMLDPAWWTPLRVAASCAALAVLAEAAADTCASEIGKAYGQRTVLLTTGRPVPPGTDGGVSWVGMACALSASLLVAAAAFALGVVRAHEAALVTLAAGFGAVLDSLLGATLEQRGWINNDAVNLLGTLTAAGLAAGLCLVLLHQS
- a CDS encoding cyclase family protein, translating into MKARVLLLLAFSLAAFAQHTPTVVDLTHTLGPKSPDWEGTEKRPFEARDLATFEKDGYFTRYLSMQEHFSTHIDAPAHFSKDGWTVDQIPASHLVAPLIVIDVAKQCAANADYALTVADVAAWEKAHGKIPAGAVVEVRTGWTSKWDSMQDYRNADAKGTMHFPGYSLAAAQFLVEKRGVYGLGIDTLSVDVGLSADYPVHSYTAKHNVYHLENSTNLERVPPKGATVVVGAAKLDGGSGGPVRILALVPR
- a CDS encoding YdcF family protein, which codes for MWLALAAFFAYAGVTYARIVRQSRVDEARPADAVIVFGAAQYSGHPSPVFKARLDHGYDLFQRKLAPVLITTGGQGGDPKFSEGGVGHDYLLARGVPDHALIAETQSDDTSESVERVAAIMQRNGMRTCVAVSDPYHLYRIRRMLEREGVTVYTSPRPQGKPHGWWSRNLAVLREVVSYIAWRGHLT
- a CDS encoding L-threonylcarbamoyladenylate synthase → MPNAGFFKGRRLQAEIIKINPNQPETKLVAYVAERIRAGQVTGMPTDTFYGLAADPLNLRAVDKIYEVKSRSRHKPLSLLIESVDQAEELAHPQSEIFYLLARKFWPGPLTMIVKAASGLPLKVTANTGNVALRVPAAEIPLAVIRAARVPITATSANVSGAKECTTAKGVQEQLGDRIPIIVDGGVSPRSVASTIVDLTDPDGRWSVQREGAITRQELLDILGDA